TTGATGAAGTTGATTTCTACTTAGTTGATCTGGAGAATGTGCTTCAGACAGTTAGCGAGTTGAAGGATAGGTACTCAAAAGTCTTTTACATGCAGACCCTACTGACTACTGAGTTGCCATCTATTTACAGGAGACTTATTCACGTAAACGAGAAGTTGAAGATGCTGGGAATCGCGAGTGTTGGTGGAGGCCCCCACGCGACTGGAGATCCCTTTGGTACGGTGTTATCTCTAGGGTTTAGCTACGCGTTCGTAGGTGAAGTGGAGGAAGTATTACCGCAGGTGGTTGAGTTAGGATTTGGGAAATTAGACCCGTCCGCAGTCCCTGGATTATTCTACATTAATTCCGACAGGTTCTTCCTCAACGGAAGAGGGTTTGTTAAGGACATCAACAAATACCCGCCTTTCTCACCTTCGTTAGGATTGTTCAACCCAATAGAGCTGTCAAGAGGCTGCTTCCATTCATGTAGGTATTGTCAAGTCAGTTACATTCATTCAACTAAAGTCAGGCACAGGAGTGTAGACGATGTTTTGAGGTGGTGTGGCTTACTCCTTGACAGGGGGATTAGGGACCTTAGATTCATATCCCCCGACGCCCTCTCATATGGATGCAACGCCCCATCTAGAATAAGTGGTGATGTCTTCAACCTAGTTGAGAGGCTAAGTCTCCTGAAGAAGAGGGGTGGTAGGATATACTTCGGGACTTTTCCCTCGGAGATGAGGCCTGAGCATATTGACGAGGAGGTGGCTAGATTCCTGAAAAGTCATGTGAGTAATGAAAGGGTCAACATAGGTGCTCAATCAGGCTCAGACGAGTCGCTGGTGAAAATCAATAGAGGCCACACCTCAGAGGACGTAGTAAGGGCTGTTGATGATCTCGTCAAGACGGGTTTTTCAGTGGATGTCGACTATATTCTAGGACTGCCTGATGAAACGCCTGAGGATCTCCGTTTAACCTTAGCTCATATGAAGGAGGTGGTTAAGAAGGGCGGAAGGATTCGTATTCATTATTTCATACCGTTACCAGGCACTCCTTACGCGTTGCGAAACCCCTCTGAGGTTCCTTCATGGGTTAAGAATGAAGTGTTAAAACTTGTGGGCTCTGGTAGGGCATATGGGAGCTGGTTGAACCAAGAGAGGGTGGCGAGGGAGGTGCTCAGGTTAAGAGATGAGGGTGTAATTCTCGCAACCTCTTTAAGAGCTCGTGACGCTCTTTCAAGAGCCTCTGAAAGGGCTTTGTCCTGAAGCTCCACCTCAGCTTAAAGATCCATGCGGGGATTGAGTAGCTGGGCATCGGCTTAATCAAACCCCTACGTATAGCCTCTAACACTTCCTCGGGATTCGGATCGTTAGTTTCAATGATGTTCTTCGAAACTCCCACACCCTCTAGGGTGTGTGCGTCCGAGTTTGAGAGAAGAGGTCTCCCCATGTTCTTGAGGTAGAGGAATGACATCAGATTACTCATCGGATCCGACGAAGAGTTGAATAATTCAAAACCATCCCACAGAAAGTCGTATTTTATTCTAAGTCCGATGCCTAGTCTTAGTACGTCAAAAGGGTGCGCTGGTATCAACAGACAGGAGTTTCTCTGGGCTTCATCACGAAGCTCTATGGGATCCCTAACTATCTTGATAGGCTCTCGACACAGAATCAATACATCACCCCAATATGTCCTGATCTCGGCCCCACAGACCACTACAACCTTCCTTAAATCCTTGGCAGTCCTGGACGCTAGGATAGAACCTAGGAACGAGTTGTGGTCCGTCACAGATATTACATTAAGACCTTTCCTTAGAGAATACCTAACTATACTGGTCGGAGAGGGCTCACCGTCGCTTACGTATGAGTGAATGTGAAAATCGGCATGAAGGCCCATTACCTAACTACCTTCACCCTCGGCGTGGATGCTCTTCAAGCGTTGATGACCCTTGTACCACGACACTAAAAAGTGGTATGCCCTAGCAGCTTCTTCAGGAGTCTTAAAAGTGGGTATTCCTGCCTTCAGCTCCATCATCTTTAAATTATCAGCAGTGTAAGCCCCACCCGGGGCTACGAATATCATGGGCTTACCGTACTCCACTAGCAGCCTCTTCATACTCATGATAAAGTCCGCAGGTCTGAAGGCGGGCGATTGCATAATGCCTATCACAATCACTAGGTCAGTGTTCTCATCCCTCAACACAGCCTCAACAGCCGCCTCATACCTTTCAGGCGGCGCATCACCCAGTATATCCACAGGGTTCCCCACCGAGGCTGCAGGCGGTAGCCTACTTCTCAAATACTCCTTAGTTTCCTTGGAGAGTTCACTGAGGGTCAGCCCTAGAAGCTCAACAGCATCTGTAGTCAGAACGCCCGCCCCTCCACCGTTCGTGACTACAGTCACCCTGTCACCACGCGGCATAGGCAACCAGCTGAGCGTCTTAGCAGCTAGTATAAAGTCGTTTAGCTCGTTGACCACCAGGGCTCCGCTCTGCTTTAACGCGGATTCGTAGACCTGATAAGAGCCGGCTAAAGACCCTGTGTGCGATGCCACTGCCTTCATGCCCCTCTCAGATTTACCTGCCTTCAACACTATGACGGGTTTCCCTGCCATCGTAGCCTTCCTTATAGCCTTAACCAGACTCCTCCCATCCTCAACGCCCTCAAGATACATCATTATCACTTTGGTGTAGGGATCCTCAATCAAGTGCTCCAGTAGTTCCCATTCCTTCACGTCAG
This window of the Zestosphaera sp. genome carries:
- a CDS encoding TIGR04013 family B12-binding domain/radical SAM domain-containing protein, whose translation is MDALKNYAVVLGYWSSVKYSVHVILGAAESHGLVDEVDFYLVDLENVLQTVSELKDRYSKVFYMQTLLTTELPSIYRRLIHVNEKLKMLGIASVGGGPHATGDPFGTVLSLGFSYAFVGEVEEVLPQVVELGFGKLDPSAVPGLFYINSDRFFLNGRGFVKDINKYPPFSPSLGLFNPIELSRGCFHSCRYCQVSYIHSTKVRHRSVDDVLRWCGLLLDRGIRDLRFISPDALSYGCNAPSRISGDVFNLVERLSLLKKRGGRIYFGTFPSEMRPEHIDEEVARFLKSHVSNERVNIGAQSGSDESLVKINRGHTSEDVVRAVDDLVKTGFSVDVDYILGLPDETPEDLRLTLAHMKEVVKKGGRIRIHYFIPLPGTPYALRNPSEVPSWVKNEVLKLVGSGRAYGSWLNQERVAREVLRLRDEGVILATSLRARDALSRASERALS
- a CDS encoding CoA-binding protein, whose product is MMVNSKKEFDFFFKPRSVAVVGASPVEGTIGRAIITNLIEKFKGLILPVNVKYDEIFGLKAYKSCRELPETPDLVVVAVPAKVVPQVLNECGERGAKSAVVISAGFKETGSEGEKLERDLVETARRHGMRVIGPNCLGIYDAYSHLNTIFNPPDRQKMPPPGNVAFLSQSGALGASILDWLAESNIGMSKFVSYGNAADVKEWELLEHLIEDPYTKVIMMYLEGVEDGRSLVKAIRKATMAGKPVIVLKAGKSERGMKAVASHTGSLAGSYQVYESALKQSGALVVNELNDFILAAKTLSWLPMPRGDRVTVVTNGGGAGVLTTDAVELLGLTLSELSKETKEYLRSRLPPAASVGNPVDILGDAPPERYEAAVEAVLRDENTDLVIVIGIMQSPAFRPADFIMSMKRLLVEYGKPMIFVAPGGAYTADNLKMMELKAGIPTFKTPEEAARAYHFLVSWYKGHQRLKSIHAEGEGS
- a CDS encoding PHP domain-containing protein, which codes for MGLHADFHIHSYVSDGEPSPTSIVRYSLRKGLNVISVTDHNSFLGSILASRTAKDLRKVVVVCGAEIRTYWGDVLILCREPIKIVRDPIELRDEAQRNSCLLIPAHPFDVLRLGIGLRIKYDFLWDGFELFNSSSDPMSNLMSFLYLKNMGRPLLSNSDAHTLEGVGVSKNIIETNDPNPEEVLEAIRRGLIKPMPSYSIPAWIFKLRWSFRTKPFQRLLKERHELLKRLRELHPHLLT